A window from Thermomonas aquatica encodes these proteins:
- a CDS encoding integration host factor subunit beta, translated as MFMVAVAKHGSMTKSELIELLARRQPHLKADDVDLSVKSLLQMMGTALADGDRIEVRGFGSFSLHFRPPRTGRNPKTGDAVALPGKHVPHFKPGKELRERVTTVVPLPTDD; from the coding sequence ATTTTCATGGTTGCAGTTGCAAAGCACGGGTCCATGACCAAGTCCGAACTCATCGAATTGCTGGCCCGGCGCCAGCCGCACCTGAAGGCCGACGACGTCGACCTGTCGGTGAAGTCGTTGCTGCAGATGATGGGCACCGCCCTCGCCGACGGCGATCGCATCGAAGTGCGCGGGTTCGGCAGTTTTTCCCTGCATTTCCGCCCGCCGCGCACCGGCCGCAACCCGAAGACTGGCGATGCCGTCGCCCTGCCGGGCAAGCATGTCCCGCATTTCAAGCCGGGCAAGGAATTGCGCGAGCGCGTGACCACCGTCGTGCCGCTGCCGACCGACGACTGA
- a CDS encoding lipopolysaccharide assembly protein LapA domain-containing protein, with protein MIRLIRLIVAIACILLGAIVGALNTQPVLLDFGIASVRASLGLSVLVALLLGVLVGGTILAVGVVAPLRRRLRRAENAARAMRMEHSDMDGLSNG; from the coding sequence ATGATCCGCCTGATCCGCCTGATCGTCGCCATCGCCTGCATCCTGCTGGGTGCGATCGTCGGCGCACTGAACACCCAACCCGTGCTGCTCGACTTCGGCATCGCCAGCGTGCGCGCCAGCCTTGGCCTGAGCGTGCTGGTCGCGTTGCTGCTGGGCGTGCTGGTGGGCGGCACCATCCTCGCGGTCGGCGTGGTGGCGCCACTGCGCCGGCGCCTGCGCCGCGCCGAAAACGCCGCGCGCGCGATGCGCATGGAGCACAGCGACATGGACGGGCTTTCCAATGGGTAG
- the lapB gene encoding lipopolysaccharide assembly protein LapB, whose amino-acid sequence MGSFNFDVWIWFVVLVPLAALAGWVIGRRGGERHSDSQVSKLSTTYFRGLNYLLNEQPDKAIELFLHIAELDKDTFETQVALGHLFRRRGEVDRAIRLHQALAQRNDLNDAQKVQALSALGEDYMRSGLLDRAETVFSDLARIDQRAPQALRHLIGIYQAERDWEKAIENASRFEAATGEPMGKLVAQFECELADRQRAAGEIGAARASIARAYAADSSSVRAGISEGRIEAEAGNPAGAVRAFERAARHDPDYLPVILPALLESYDKVGERTGARAFLAEMSEHYRGISPVLALTRMVEAEEGVAAARRYLGQQLKDRPSVRGEAALIDLTLAEHPDLEQADARATLHDLKHITDQLLVRNPSYRCNRCGFGARSHHWQCPSCKEWGTVKPLLNYAVV is encoded by the coding sequence ATGGGTAGCTTCAATTTCGACGTGTGGATCTGGTTCGTGGTGCTGGTGCCGTTGGCGGCGCTGGCAGGCTGGGTGATCGGCCGGCGCGGCGGCGAGCGCCACAGCGACAGCCAGGTCAGCAAGTTGTCGACCACCTATTTCCGCGGGCTGAACTACCTGTTGAACGAACAGCCGGACAAGGCGATCGAGTTGTTCCTGCACATCGCCGAACTGGACAAGGACACCTTCGAGACCCAGGTCGCGCTGGGCCACCTGTTCCGCCGCCGCGGCGAGGTGGACCGCGCGATCCGGCTGCACCAGGCGCTGGCGCAGCGCAACGACCTCAACGATGCGCAGAAGGTGCAGGCGCTGTCCGCGCTTGGCGAGGACTACATGCGTTCCGGCCTGCTGGACCGCGCCGAAACCGTGTTCTCCGACCTTGCGCGGATCGACCAGCGCGCGCCGCAGGCATTGCGCCACCTGATCGGCATCTACCAGGCGGAGCGCGACTGGGAGAAGGCGATCGAGAACGCGAGTCGCTTCGAGGCGGCCACCGGCGAGCCGATGGGCAAGCTGGTCGCCCAGTTCGAATGCGAACTGGCCGACCGCCAGCGCGCCGCGGGCGAGATCGGGGCCGCGCGCGCCTCGATCGCCCGCGCCTACGCCGCCGACTCGAGCTCGGTGCGCGCCGGCATCAGCGAAGGCCGGATCGAAGCCGAAGCCGGCAACCCGGCGGGCGCGGTCCGCGCGTTCGAACGCGCCGCCCGCCACGATCCCGATTACCTGCCGGTGATCCTGCCGGCATTGCTCGAAAGCTACGACAAGGTGGGCGAGCGCACCGGCGCGCGCGCGTTCCTGGCCGAGATGAGCGAACACTACCGCGGCATCTCGCCGGTGCTGGCGCTGACCCGGATGGTCGAGGCGGAGGAGGGCGTGGCCGCGGCGCGGCGTTACCTGGGCCAGCAGCTGAAGGACCGGCCCTCGGTGCGCGGCGAAGCGGCCTTGATCGACCTGACCCTCGCCGAGCATCCCGACCTGGAGCAGGCGGACGCCAGGGCGACCCTGCACGACCTCAAGCACATCACCGACCAGTTGCTGGTGCGCAACCCGAGTTATCGCTGCAACCGTTGCGGCTTCGGCGCGCGCAGCCACCACTGGCAATGCCCCAGCTGCAAGGAATGGGGGACGGTGAAGCCGCTGCTGAACTATGCCGTGGTCTGA
- a CDS encoding MraY family glycosyltransferase, with product MPWSEPAALAPAMLAGAFLLAAVVSALGSAWSIAHAHRNQLIDQPGERRSHDIPTPRGGGIGIVAACLVAMAAAAGFGPASRSGWLVAAGLSLVAAIGWWDDHRPLPAWPRLLVHAVASACLAWAMHLQGAQPVVVAIAFLSALVLVNAWNFMDGINGLAASQALLCAAGYAAVLGDAWRLLALVLAGACLGFLPFNAPRAKVFLGDVGSGALGYVVAALLAAGFASRPMAGWPLLLLPPLAMLADAGLTLLWRMRRGERWWQAHVQHAFQRWSRQRGHLRVCAGYALWTFAAVAIMLAALHWPVRIALGVALAVLLASAGAWLRLHRRYEKNNTEGFGT from the coding sequence ATGCCGTGGTCTGAGCCGGCGGCGCTGGCGCCGGCGATGCTGGCCGGCGCCTTCCTGCTGGCCGCCGTGGTGTCCGCGCTCGGCAGCGCCTGGTCCATCGCCCATGCCCATCGCAACCAGCTGATCGACCAACCCGGCGAGCGCCGCAGCCACGACATCCCCACCCCGCGCGGTGGCGGCATCGGCATCGTGGCCGCCTGCCTGGTGGCGATGGCCGCCGCCGCGGGCTTCGGCCCGGCCTCGCGCAGTGGCTGGCTGGTCGCGGCTGGCCTTTCGCTGGTCGCGGCGATCGGCTGGTGGGACGACCACCGCCCGTTGCCGGCCTGGCCGCGGCTGCTGGTGCATGCCGTCGCCTCCGCCTGCCTGGCGTGGGCGATGCACCTGCAGGGAGCGCAACCGGTCGTGGTCGCCATCGCATTCCTGTCGGCGCTGGTGCTGGTCAATGCATGGAACTTCATGGACGGCATCAACGGCCTGGCGGCAAGCCAGGCCCTGTTGTGCGCGGCCGGATACGCGGCCGTGCTGGGCGATGCGTGGCGCTTGCTGGCCTTGGTCCTGGCCGGTGCCTGCCTGGGCTTCCTGCCGTTCAATGCGCCGCGGGCGAAGGTCTTCCTCGGCGATGTCGGCAGTGGCGCGCTTGGCTACGTGGTGGCGGCCTTGCTTGCGGCTGGATTCGCGTCGCGGCCGATGGCCGGCTGGCCGCTGCTGCTGCTGCCGCCGCTGGCGATGCTGGCCGATGCCGGCCTGACCCTGTTGTGGCGGATGCGCCGCGGCGAACGCTGGTGGCAGGCGCACGTGCAGCATGCGTTCCAGCGCTGGAGCCGGCAGCGCGGGCACCTCAGGGTGTGCGCCGGCTATGCGCTCTGGACGTTTGCGGCGGTTGCGATCATGCTTGCGGCGCTGCATTGGCCCGTGCGCATCGCGCTGGGGGTGGCGCTGGCGGTGTTGCTGGCGTCGGCAGGGGCGTGGCTTCGGCTGCACCGGCGTTACGAGAAGAACAATACCGAAGGATTCGGGACATGA
- a CDS encoding polysaccharide biosynthesis protein has product MTIWRDRFKYGLPRLAVMVHDLAMVWVCWQGLHYVRYALQPTPLPLEPFSSTVLIVMVAQGLISWRVGLYRGLWRFASVPDLLNIFKASLLGLLAVVAGLFFYSRLDLVSRAALLLYPFVLTMLLGAPRLIFRAWKDQRLLRSDDTAERVLILGAGQAGEALVRDLRRIGRYQPVGFLDDAAALRGTRLQGLPILGRVNDVVRIARETGVQLLVIAMPSLDAIAMRRVVGICEESGVPFRTVPRLADVLDGRSLPGQLKEVAIEDLLGRQPLNPDWKAIRNWLGGRSVLVTGAGGSIGSELCRQCARHGARRIALLEIDELALLTVEADLRRDFPGIECLPVLGDAGDPAVIAHALREAEPEAVFHAAAYKQVPLLQRQLREAVRNNVLTTDVVARASRDAGVGTFVLISTDKAVDPVNVLGATKRLAEMLCQSLVDPRSTRFVTVRFGNVLDSAGSVVPLFREQIRRGGPVTVTDPDVTRYFMTIPEACQLILQASAIGAQQAVYTLDMGEAVSIRMLAEQMIRLAGKQPGKDIAIEYTGLRPGEKLHETLFHVDERYSATVHPKILQALPRSVSGERVEPALQALREAAASYDLDRLAASLRAAVPEFNPSADDADNARESTIVAFPARRARQQ; this is encoded by the coding sequence ATGACGATCTGGCGGGACCGGTTCAAGTACGGCTTGCCGCGACTGGCGGTGATGGTGCATGACCTCGCCATGGTCTGGGTCTGCTGGCAGGGCCTGCACTACGTGCGTTACGCCTTGCAGCCCACCCCGCTGCCGCTGGAGCCGTTTTCCAGCACCGTGCTGATCGTGATGGTGGCGCAGGGTCTGATCTCCTGGCGGGTCGGCCTGTATCGGGGCCTGTGGCGCTTCGCCAGCGTCCCCGACCTGCTCAATATCTTCAAGGCCAGCCTGCTGGGCCTGCTGGCGGTGGTGGCCGGGCTGTTCTTCTACAGCCGGCTCGACCTGGTGTCGCGCGCGGCCTTGCTGCTGTATCCGTTCGTGCTGACCATGCTGCTGGGCGCGCCGCGCCTGATCTTCCGTGCCTGGAAGGACCAGCGCCTGCTGCGCTCGGACGACACCGCCGAACGCGTGCTGATCCTCGGCGCGGGGCAGGCCGGCGAAGCGCTGGTGCGCGACCTGCGCCGGATCGGCCGCTACCAGCCGGTCGGCTTCCTCGACGACGCCGCCGCCCTGCGCGGTACCCGACTGCAGGGGCTGCCGATCCTTGGCCGGGTCAACGACGTGGTCCGGATCGCGCGCGAGACCGGGGTACAGCTGCTGGTCATCGCCATGCCCTCGCTGGATGCGATCGCGATGCGGCGCGTGGTCGGCATCTGCGAGGAGAGCGGGGTGCCGTTCCGCACCGTGCCGCGGCTGGCGGATGTGCTGGATGGCCGCTCGCTGCCCGGCCAGCTGAAGGAAGTGGCGATCGAGGATCTGCTCGGCCGGCAGCCGCTCAATCCGGACTGGAAGGCGATCCGCAACTGGCTGGGCGGGCGTTCCGTGCTGGTGACCGGCGCCGGTGGTTCGATCGGCTCCGAACTGTGCCGGCAATGCGCCCGCCACGGCGCCAGGCGCATCGCCTTGCTCGAGATCGACGAACTCGCGCTGCTGACGGTCGAAGCCGACTTGCGGCGCGATTTCCCCGGCATCGAATGCCTGCCGGTGCTCGGCGACGCCGGCGATCCGGCGGTGATCGCGCATGCCTTGCGCGAAGCGGAACCCGAAGCCGTGTTCCATGCCGCCGCCTACAAGCAGGTGCCGCTGCTGCAGCGGCAGCTGCGCGAAGCGGTGCGCAACAACGTGCTGACCACCGATGTGGTGGCGCGCGCCAGCCGCGATGCGGGCGTCGGCACCTTCGTGCTGATCTCCACCGACAAGGCGGTCGATCCGGTCAACGTGCTGGGCGCGACCAAGCGCCTGGCGGAAATGCTCTGCCAATCCCTGGTCGACCCGCGTTCGACCCGCTTCGTGACCGTGCGTTTCGGCAACGTGCTGGATTCGGCCGGCAGCGTGGTGCCGCTGTTCCGCGAACAGATCCGCCGCGGCGGGCCGGTGACGGTCACCGACCCGGACGTGACGCGCTACTTCATGACCATCCCCGAAGCCTGCCAGTTGATCCTGCAGGCCTCGGCCATCGGCGCGCAGCAGGCGGTGTACACCCTGGACATGGGCGAGGCAGTGTCGATCCGCATGCTCGCCGAGCAGATGATCCGCCTGGCCGGCAAGCAGCCGGGCAAGGACATCGCCATCGAATACACCGGCCTGCGACCCGGCGAGAAGCTGCACGAAACCCTGTTCCACGTCGACGAGCGCTACAGCGCCACCGTCCATCCCAAGATCCTGCAGGCCTTGCCGCGCAGCGTCAGCGGGGAGCGCGTGGAGCCGGCGCTGCAGGCATTGCGCGAGGCCGCCGCCAGCTACGACCTCGATCGGCTCGCCGCGTCGCTGCGTGCGGCAGTTCCGGAATTCAATCCGTCGGCCGACGATGCCGACAACGCGCGCGAATCGACCATCGTCGCGTTCCCGGCACGCCGCGCGCGCCAGCAGTAA
- the galU gene encoding UTP--glucose-1-phosphate uridylyltransferase GalU: MQKQNPSRRVRIAVFPVAGLGTRFLPATKTVPKEMLPIVDKPLIQYAVDEAVEAGCDTLVFITNRYKHAVADYFDKAYELEQKLEKAGKAEQLELIRNVLPPGVRAVFVTQAEALGLGHAVLCAKPVVGNQPFAVLLPDDLIWSRGDGALKQMADHAERTGGSAIAVQDVPREQTKSYGIVATEGFDGQAGRISQIVEKPKPEDAPSNLAVVGRYVLSPRIFELLEKTGQGSGGEIQLTDAIAQLLPLEQVDAFRFHGTRFDCGTHLGLIEATVRYALDHELLSDAARALMQNALNEMGVVEN; encoded by the coding sequence ATGCAGAAGCAGAATCCATCGCGCCGCGTGCGCATCGCCGTGTTCCCGGTCGCCGGTCTCGGCACCCGCTTCCTGCCGGCCACCAAGACCGTGCCGAAGGAGATGCTGCCGATCGTCGACAAGCCGTTGATCCAGTACGCGGTGGACGAGGCGGTGGAAGCCGGTTGCGACACCCTGGTGTTCATCACCAACCGCTACAAGCACGCGGTGGCCGACTACTTCGACAAGGCCTACGAACTGGAACAGAAGCTGGAGAAGGCCGGCAAGGCCGAACAGCTGGAACTGATCCGCAACGTGCTGCCGCCCGGCGTGCGCGCGGTGTTCGTCACCCAGGCCGAGGCGCTGGGCCTTGGGCATGCCGTGCTCTGCGCGAAGCCCGTGGTCGGGAACCAGCCGTTCGCGGTGTTGTTGCCGGACGACCTGATCTGGAGCCGCGGCGACGGCGCGCTGAAGCAGATGGCCGACCATGCCGAACGCACCGGCGGCAGCGCCATCGCGGTGCAGGACGTGCCGCGCGAACAGACCAAGAGCTACGGCATCGTCGCCACCGAAGGTTTCGATGGGCAGGCGGGCCGCATCTCGCAGATCGTCGAGAAGCCGAAGCCCGAGGACGCGCCGAGCAACCTCGCGGTGGTCGGGCGCTACGTGCTCAGTCCGCGCATCTTCGAGTTGCTGGAGAAGACCGGGCAGGGCAGTGGCGGCGAGATCCAGCTGACCGATGCCATCGCCCAGCTGCTGCCGTTGGAGCAAGTCGACGCGTTCCGCTTCCACGGCACCCGCTTCGACTGCGGTACCCACCTCGGCCTGATCGAAGCCACCGTGCGCTATGCGCTGGACCATGAATTGCTCAGCGATGCCGCACGCGCGTTGATGCAGAACGCCTTGAACGAAATGGGCGTGGTCGAGAACTGA
- a CDS encoding acetyl-CoA C-acyltransferase, giving the protein MIKQIQDAYIVAATRTPVGKAPRGVFRNTRPDDMLAHVLRSVVAQAPGIDVNRIDDAIIGCAMPEGEQGMNVARIGVLLAGLPDTVAAQTINRFCSSGLQAVALAADQIRLGNADLMLAGGTESMSMVPMMGNKVALSPSVFKDDHVAIAYGMGITAEKVAEEWKVSREEQDAFALASHQKAIAAIAAGEFASEISPYEITAHLPDLAGNAVRLKKSLVETDEGPRPDTTLEGLGKLRPVFRNGQFGGSVTAGNSSQMSDGAGAVLLASERAIKDYGLTPLARFVSFSVAGVRPEVMGIGPIAAIPKALKQAGLTKDQLDWIELNEAFAAQALAVIKDSGLDPSKVNPLGGAIALGHPLGATGAVRTATIVHGLRRRQQKYGMVTMCIGTGMGAAGIFEAL; this is encoded by the coding sequence ATGATCAAGCAAATCCAGGACGCCTACATCGTCGCCGCCACCCGCACCCCGGTCGGCAAGGCGCCGCGCGGCGTGTTCCGCAATACCCGCCCCGACGACATGCTGGCGCACGTGCTGCGCAGCGTAGTCGCGCAGGCGCCGGGCATCGACGTCAACCGCATCGACGACGCGATCATCGGCTGCGCCATGCCGGAAGGCGAGCAAGGCATGAACGTGGCGCGCATCGGCGTGCTGCTGGCCGGCCTGCCGGACACGGTGGCCGCGCAGACCATCAACCGCTTCTGCTCCTCCGGCCTGCAGGCGGTGGCGCTGGCCGCCGACCAGATCCGGCTGGGCAATGCCGACCTGATGCTGGCCGGCGGCACCGAGTCGATGAGCATGGTGCCGATGATGGGCAACAAGGTCGCGCTGAGTCCGTCGGTGTTCAAGGACGACCACGTGGCGATCGCCTACGGCATGGGCATCACCGCGGAGAAAGTGGCCGAGGAATGGAAGGTGAGCCGCGAGGAACAGGACGCGTTCGCACTGGCCTCGCACCAGAAGGCCATCGCCGCGATCGCGGCCGGCGAATTCGCTTCCGAAATCAGCCCCTACGAAATCACCGCACACCTGCCCGACCTCGCCGGCAATGCCGTGCGGCTGAAGAAGTCGCTGGTCGAAACCGACGAAGGCCCGCGCCCGGACACCACCCTGGAAGGCCTGGGCAAGCTGCGCCCGGTGTTCCGCAACGGCCAGTTCGGCGGCAGCGTGACCGCCGGCAATTCCTCGCAGATGAGCGATGGCGCCGGCGCGGTGCTGCTGGCCTCCGAACGGGCGATCAAGGACTACGGCCTGACCCCGCTGGCCCGCTTCGTGAGCTTCAGCGTGGCCGGCGTGCGCCCGGAAGTGATGGGCATCGGCCCGATCGCGGCGATCCCGAAGGCGCTGAAGCAGGCCGGCCTGACCAAGGATCAACTCGACTGGATCGAGCTCAACGAAGCCTTCGCCGCGCAGGCGCTGGCGGTGATCAAGGACTCCGGCCTGGATCCGTCCAAGGTGAATCCGCTCGGCGGCGCCATCGCCCTCGGTCACCCGCTGGGCGCGACCGGCGCGGTGCGCACCGCGACCATCGTGCACGGCCTGCGCCGTCGCCAGCAGAAGTACGGCATGGTGACGATGTGCATCGGCACCGGCATGGGCGCGGCGGGGATCTTCGAGGCGCTTTGA
- a CDS encoding 3-hydroxyacyl-CoA dehydrogenase/enoyl-CoA hydratase family protein, with amino-acid sequence MSEKLLVCRAAVLGAGVMGAQIAAHLTNAGVDTVLFDLAAKEGPADGVVLKAIGNLGKLSPAPLASKSLAEAITPANYDSGLELLKGCDLIIEAIAERIDWKQDLYKKIAPFVSPTAVLASNTSGLGINKLADVLPEELRHRFCGVHFFNPPRYMHLAELIPAKTTDASVLEGLETFLVTQLGKGVVYAKDTPNFIGNRIGVFSILSVIHHTQQSGLGFDEVDALTGPLLGRPKSATYRTSDVVGLDTMAHVIKTMADTLPDDPWHQYFKSPAWLDALIGKGALGQKTGAGIFRKVGKDIVVLDLEKQDYRPADRVAAPEVVEILKERDPAKKFAALRASAHPQAQFLWACFRDLFHYSAYHLKDIAETARDVDLAIRWGYGWSLGPFETWQAAGWKQVAEWIAEDIVAGKAMSSAALPDWVFDGREGVHGAEGSYSPARDAKLPRSSLPVYKRQRFPDPVLGERFAPGETVFENEGVRAWHDGDGILVISFKTKLHTVSDKVLSGVQEAIAIAERDFRGAVIWQPKEPFSAGADLSGALGLLQSGDLKGFDAMVANFQATSQRIKYSLVPVVAAVRGLALGGGCEFQMHSARTVAHLESYIGLVEAGVGLLPAGGGLKELAVRASNAAGPGGDVFAELKKVFETIAMGKVSTSAVEAKELGLVRKDDVVAFNAYELLHIAKQEALALAERGYRPPLPARRVQVAGEVGIATFKMLLVNMLEGRFISPHDYEIATRIATVLCGGEIDRGSLVDEDWLLRLEREHFVALAQMPKTQERIAHMLKTGKPLRN; translated from the coding sequence ATGTCTGAGAAACTGCTTGTATGCCGTGCCGCGGTGCTTGGCGCCGGCGTAATGGGCGCGCAGATCGCCGCCCACCTGACCAATGCCGGGGTCGATACCGTGCTGTTCGACCTGGCCGCCAAGGAAGGCCCGGCCGATGGCGTGGTGCTCAAGGCGATCGGCAACCTGGGCAAGCTGTCGCCGGCGCCGCTGGCCAGCAAGTCGCTGGCCGAGGCGATCACCCCCGCCAACTACGACAGCGGGCTGGAGCTGCTCAAGGGCTGCGACCTGATCATCGAGGCCATCGCAGAGCGCATCGACTGGAAGCAGGACCTGTACAAGAAGATCGCCCCGTTCGTGTCGCCCACGGCGGTGCTGGCCAGCAATACGTCCGGCTTGGGAATCAACAAGTTGGCGGATGTTCTTCCCGAAGAGCTTCGGCACCGTTTCTGCGGCGTGCACTTCTTCAACCCGCCGCGCTACATGCACTTGGCCGAACTGATCCCGGCCAAGACCACCGATGCTTCGGTACTCGAGGGGCTGGAGACCTTCCTGGTCACCCAGCTCGGCAAGGGCGTGGTTTACGCCAAGGACACCCCGAACTTCATCGGCAACCGCATCGGCGTGTTCTCGATCCTGTCGGTGATCCACCACACCCAGCAGTCCGGCCTCGGTTTCGACGAGGTCGATGCCCTGACCGGCCCGCTGCTCGGCCGGCCGAAGTCGGCCACCTACCGCACCTCGGACGTGGTTGGCCTGGACACCATGGCCCACGTCATCAAGACCATGGCCGACACCCTGCCCGATGACCCCTGGCACCAGTACTTCAAGTCGCCGGCGTGGCTGGACGCGCTGATCGGCAAGGGCGCGCTGGGCCAGAAGACCGGCGCCGGCATCTTCCGCAAGGTCGGCAAGGACATCGTGGTCCTCGATCTCGAGAAGCAGGACTATCGCCCCGCCGACCGCGTCGCCGCGCCGGAAGTGGTCGAAATCCTCAAGGAGCGCGACCCGGCCAAGAAGTTCGCCGCCCTGCGCGCTTCCGCACACCCGCAGGCGCAGTTCCTGTGGGCCTGCTTCCGCGACCTGTTCCACTACAGCGCCTACCACCTGAAGGACATCGCCGAAACCGCGCGCGATGTCGACCTCGCCATCCGCTGGGGCTACGGCTGGTCGCTGGGCCCGTTCGAGACCTGGCAAGCCGCCGGTTGGAAGCAGGTCGCCGAATGGATCGCCGAGGACATCGTCGCCGGCAAGGCGATGAGTTCCGCCGCGCTGCCGGACTGGGTGTTCGACGGCCGCGAGGGCGTGCACGGCGCCGAGGGCAGCTACAGCCCGGCGCGCGACGCCAAGCTGCCGCGCTCGTCCCTGCCCGTCTACAAGCGCCAGCGCTTCCCCGACCCGGTGCTGGGCGAGCGCTTCGCCCCCGGCGAGACCGTGTTCGAGAACGAGGGCGTGCGCGCCTGGCACGACGGCGACGGCATCCTGGTCATTTCGTTCAAGACCAAGCTGCACACCGTCAGCGACAAGGTGCTGTCCGGCGTGCAGGAGGCCATCGCCATCGCCGAGCGCGACTTCCGCGGCGCGGTGATCTGGCAGCCGAAGGAGCCGTTCTCCGCCGGTGCCGACCTGTCCGGTGCGCTGGGCCTGCTGCAGTCCGGCGACCTCAAGGGCTTCGACGCGATGGTCGCCAACTTCCAGGCCACCAGCCAGCGCATCAAGTATTCGCTGGTGCCGGTGGTCGCGGCAGTGCGCGGGCTGGCGTTGGGCGGCGGCTGCGAATTCCAGATGCACAGCGCGCGCACCGTGGCCCACCTCGAGAGCTACATCGGCCTGGTCGAGGCCGGCGTCGGCCTGCTGCCGGCCGGTGGCGGCCTGAAGGAACTGGCGGTGCGCGCCTCCAACGCCGCGGGTCCGGGCGGCGACGTGTTCGCCGAACTGAAGAAGGTGTTCGAGACCATCGCGATGGGCAAGGTCTCGACCTCCGCGGTCGAGGCCAAGGAACTCGGCCTGGTGCGGAAGGACGACGTGGTCGCGTTCAACGCCTACGAGCTGCTGCACATCGCCAAGCAGGAAGCGCTGGCGCTGGCCGAACGCGGCTATCGCCCGCCGCTGCCGGCGCGCCGCGTGCAGGTGGCCGGCGAGGTCGGCATCGCCACCTTCAAGATGCTGCTGGTCAACATGCTGGAAGGCCGTTTCATCAGCCCGCACGACTACGAGATCGCCACCCGCATCGCCACCGTGCTCTGCGGCGGCGAGATCGACCGCGGTTCGCTGGTGGACGAGGACTGGCTGCTGCGGCTGGAGCGCGAGCACTTCGTGGCGCTGGCGCAGATGCCGAAGACGCAGGAGCGCATCGCGCACATGCTCAAGACCGGCAAGCCCTTGCGTAATTGA
- a CDS encoding TetR/AcrR family transcriptional regulator encodes MSLQHFSTKDRILHAAEELFAAQGFATTSLRQVTSRADVNIAAVNYHFGSKDNLVNEVFRRRMDEMSAERLKALKHALDTRPGELEPVLAAFVEPALAMAQDRHGGGAFIRVIARAYAESNDSLRKFLSDQYGHVLRDFAKAIDACVPGLGKETLYRRLDFLSGALTYAMADFGLIKRPHGVSEATHRERAAKALIRFAAAGFQADAN; translated from the coding sequence ATGAGCCTGCAACACTTCTCCACCAAGGACCGGATCCTGCACGCGGCCGAGGAACTGTTCGCCGCGCAAGGGTTCGCCACCACTTCGCTGCGGCAGGTGACCAGCCGCGCGGACGTCAACATCGCCGCGGTCAACTACCACTTCGGCAGCAAGGACAACCTGGTCAACGAGGTGTTCCGCCGGCGCATGGACGAGATGAGCGCCGAGCGCCTGAAAGCGCTCAAGCACGCCCTCGACACCCGCCCGGGCGAGCTGGAACCGGTGCTTGCCGCCTTCGTCGAACCCGCGCTGGCGATGGCCCAGGACCGCCACGGCGGCGGCGCCTTCATCCGGGTGATCGCCCGCGCCTACGCCGAAAGCAACGACAGCCTGCGCAAATTCCTGTCCGACCAGTACGGCCACGTGCTGCGCGACTTCGCCAAGGCGATCGACGCCTGCGTGCCCGGCCTGGGCAAGGAAACCCTGTATCGCCGGCTGGACTTCCTGTCCGGCGCGCTGACCTATGCGATGGCCGACTTCGGCCTGATCAAGCGCCCGCACGGCGTCTCCGAGGCCACCCATCGCGAACGCGCCGCCAAGGCGCTGATCCGCTTCGCCGCCGCCGGCTTCCAAGCCGACGCGAACTGA
- the ndk gene encoding nucleoside-diphosphate kinase: protein MALERTISIIKPDAVAKNVIGEIYSRFEKAGLKVVAAKMKHLSKQEAEGFYAVHRERPFFNALVNFMISGPVMIQVLEGENAVLKNRELMGATNPKEAAPGTIRADFADSIDANAVHGSDSLENAAIETAYFFPATDVYAR from the coding sequence ATGGCGCTGGAGCGCACCATTTCGATCATCAAGCCCGATGCCGTTGCCAAGAACGTCATCGGCGAAATCTATTCCCGCTTCGAGAAGGCCGGCCTGAAGGTCGTCGCCGCCAAGATGAAGCACCTGTCCAAGCAGGAAGCGGAAGGCTTCTACGCCGTGCACCGCGAGCGTCCGTTCTTCAACGCGCTGGTCAACTTCATGATCTCCGGCCCGGTGATGATCCAGGTGCTGGAAGGCGAGAACGCGGTGCTGAAGAACCGCGAACTGATGGGCGCGACGAACCCGAAGGAAGCGGCGCCGGGCACCATCCGCGCCGACTTCGCCGACAGCATTGACGCGAATGCGGTGCACGGTTCGGATTCGCTGGAGAACGCGGCGATCGAGACCGCCTACTTCTTCCCGGCCACCGACGTCTACGCGCGCTGA